The following proteins are co-located in the Cutaneotrichosporon cavernicola HIS019 DNA, chromosome: 3 genome:
- a CDS encoding uncharacterized protein (Major Facilitator Superfamily) — translation MHVAALVMQRDAAAERAAERDAAPRPTLPRVDSELTLYSPSLTSPTWKKSLDKVDEQHFEQAEHAEHAQPSSRDFALTRTETILSQVETHPGPFPDLQLATIPTREEEDTYGPPPDGGREAWLAVLSGALLFFTMFGFVTSFGQLKRYYLNNQLSSYSQPTVAWIATIQSTLTFFPSLFFGRLFDAHGPRLLVILGTSLSFSALIAVAFCKEYYQFLLAHALFGFATSIIWGPSASVCGHWFLRRRSTAIGIVGCGSGIGGIIYPILLKGLLDRFKFRDAILIIAGMNGAMMLPAIFWLKARLPPRQPAPWSALAKPWHSRAFLFLALGAGLSMLNMFTPYFDAPVMAAGNNLSPAIRDYAIAILQAGSFLGRASSGFIADRFGAWRVYIFLALLTSSTLFAFWCATPMPPAAAVIGLAGYGFASGAWITLVSAVTAAIAPPEELGTWIGVLWTAISPPILAGPVISGVLIEKAGGAFTYAGVFCGATYLVGTGITSLHFVFGGRKKGEDVENDKPEVMHGEEK, via the exons ATGCACGTAGCCGCCCTCGTGATGCAGCGcgacgctgccgccgagcgcgccgccgagcgcgacgccgcgccgcgtcccACACTCCCCCGCGTCGACTCCGAGCTCACCTTGTactctccctccctcaccTCGCCTACCTGGAAAAAATCTCTCGACAAAGTCGACGAGCAACACTTTGAGCaggccgagcacgccgagcacgcccAACCCTCCAGCCGCGACTTTGCCCTTACCCGCACCGAAACCATCCTCTCCCAAGTCGAGACGCATCCCGGCCCTTTCCCCGatctccagctcgccacTATTCCTACCcgcgaagaggaggataCCTATGGTCCACCGCCTGATGGGGGACGCGAGGCGTGGCTGGCCGTCCTTAGTGGAGCCTTGTTGTTCTTTACCATGTTTGGGTTTG tcaCCTCCTTTGGTCAACTCAAGCGTTACTACCTCAACAACCAACTCTCATCCTACTCGCAACCCACTGTAGCTTGGATCGCCACAATCCAGTCCACACTCACCTTTTTTCCATCCCTCTTCTTCGGCCGCCTCTTTGACGCCCACGGtccccgcctcctcgtaATCCTAGGaacctctctctctttctcGGCTCTTATCGCCGTCGCATTCTGTAAGGAATACTACCAGTTCCTTCTCGCGCACGCTCTTTTCGGCTTTGCGACCTCGATAATCTGGGGCCCTAGTGCGAGTGTCTGTGGACACTGGTTCCTTCGGCGGCGCTCCACGGCCATTGGCATCGTGGGATGCGGTTCGGGAATCGGTGGTATCATCTaccccatcctcctcaaAGGATTACTTGACCGGTTCAAGTTCCGCGacgccatcctcatcatcgcGGGAATGAATGGGGCGATGATGCTCCCCGCCATTTTCTGGCTCAAAGCCCGCCTCCCACCCCGCCAACCGGCGCCTTGGTCTGCCTTGGCCAAACCATGGCACTCGCGCGCATTCCTCTTTCTTGCTCTCGGAGCCGGCCTCTCCATGCTCAACATGTTCACTCCCTACTTTGATGCTCCAGTCATGGCTGCTGGAAACAACCTCTCCCCTGCCATTAGAGACTACGCCATTGCTATCCTGCAAGCTGGATCCTTCCTTGGCCGAGCTAGCAGCGGATTCATTGCGGATCGTTTCGGCGCATGGCGCGTGTacatcttcctcgccctcctcaccagCTCTACCCTCTTCGCGTTCTGGTGTGCAACCCCCATGCCACCGGCAGCTGCGGTTATTGGATTGGCAGGGTACGGCTTTGCCAGCGGCGCTTGGATCACGCTTGTGTCGGCTGTGACTGCAGCCATTGCGCCTCCAGAGGAATTGGGCACGTGGATCGGCGTGCTCTGGACCGCTATTTCTCCCCCCATCCTCGCGGGCCCCGTCATCAGTGGCGTCCTCATTGAGAAGGCTGGGGGTGCGTTCACGTACGCGGGAGTGTTTTGCGGCGCAACGTATCTGGTCGGGACGGGGATTACCTCTCTCCACTTTGTGTTTGGGGGCCGGAAAAAGGGGGAGGATGTGGAGAACGACAAGCCCGAGGTGATGCATGGGGAGGAGAAGTGA